One region of Flavobacterium sp. GSB-24 genomic DNA includes:
- a CDS encoding PspC domain-containing protein, which yields MNKTVNINLGGMFFHIDEDAYLKLTRYFDAIKRSLNNSSGQDEIIKDIEMRVSELLSEKQKSEKHVVGLKDVDEVITVMGQPEDYRIEDEESTNQSYNDFGQRKHKKLYRDKEKGLIGGVATGLGHYFGIDAVWIKIIFLIFVFAGFGTGILAYFVLWIVTPEAVTTSEKLEMTGEPVTISNIEKKVREEIDSLSEKFKNADYDKMGNQVKSGAGRISSSFGDFIMTVFKIFAKFLGVVLIIAGISTLIMLLIGVFTLGTNIFIDFPWQNFVEAGNFTEYPIWSFGLLMLFAVGIPFFFLTLLGFKLLSPNLKSIGNITKYTLLAVWIIAIAIVISIGIKQATEISYDNKVVEKKLFGIKAADTLYIKFKYSDYYTKSLNNYRDFEFVQDSANNELIYSNDVRLHILHTDETTPFIQIEKSARGNSFTNAKKRAEKINYKFQISGNQLILDNYFLTDVKNKFRGQEVDVYLYVPDGQLIKPDSSIRDYYNSDDDFFNLNYDGDYNYKVEGSKVRCLNCPADDNDDNDSDEVNTIENDTINEVSVKINGKEVLNGKKTKGKLTTDKNGVIIKIN from the coding sequence ATGAACAAAACAGTAAATATTAACTTAGGCGGGATGTTTTTTCATATCGATGAAGACGCATACTTAAAATTAACACGCTATTTTGACGCAATAAAACGATCACTTAACAACTCTTCTGGACAAGATGAAATTATTAAAGATATCGAAATGCGTGTTTCTGAATTATTATCAGAAAAACAAAAAAGCGAGAAACATGTTGTTGGACTGAAAGATGTTGACGAAGTGATTACGGTGATGGGACAACCTGAAGATTATAGAATTGAGGACGAAGAAAGCACCAATCAATCTTACAATGATTTTGGGCAAAGAAAACACAAAAAATTATACCGCGATAAAGAAAAAGGTTTAATTGGAGGTGTCGCTACAGGGCTAGGACATTATTTTGGAATTGATGCTGTTTGGATTAAAATTATATTCTTAATCTTCGTTTTTGCAGGTTTTGGAACTGGAATTTTAGCTTATTTTGTTCTTTGGATTGTAACGCCTGAAGCAGTTACAACTTCAGAAAAATTAGAAATGACTGGAGAGCCAGTAACTATTTCGAACATCGAAAAAAAAGTGCGTGAAGAAATTGATTCATTATCTGAAAAATTCAAAAATGCAGATTATGACAAAATGGGAAACCAAGTAAAGTCGGGAGCTGGGAGAATAAGTAGTTCATTTGGAGACTTTATCATGACGGTTTTTAAAATTTTTGCTAAGTTTTTAGGAGTTGTCCTAATCATAGCTGGAATTTCAACTTTAATCATGTTATTGATTGGTGTTTTTACTTTAGGAACAAACATTTTTATTGATTTCCCTTGGCAAAACTTTGTAGAAGCTGGAAACTTTACAGAATATCCAATCTGGTCATTTGGTTTATTGATGCTTTTTGCTGTCGGAATTCCGTTTTTCTTCTTAACACTTTTAGGTTTCAAATTGTTATCTCCGAATTTAAAATCAATTGGAAATATTACAAAGTATACTCTTTTAGCTGTTTGGATTATTGCAATTGCAATTGTAATTAGTATCGGAATTAAACAAGCAACTGAAATTTCTTATGATAACAAAGTCGTAGAGAAAAAGCTTTTTGGAATCAAAGCCGCTGACACATTATATATTAAGTTTAAATACAGTGACTATTACACAAAAAGTCTAAATAATTACAGAGATTTTGAATTTGTACAAGACTCGGCAAACAATGAATTAATTTATTCAAATGATGTTCGCTTACATATCTTACATACAGATGAAACTACTCCTTTTATTCAAATAGAAAAAAGTGCAAGAGGAAATTCTTTTACAAACGCTAAAAAAAGAGCAGAAAAAATTAATTATAAGTTTCAAATTAGCGGAAATCAATTAATTTTGGATAATTATTTTCTGACAGATGTTAAAAACAAATTTAGAGGACAAGAAGTAGATGTTTATTTGTACGTTCCAGACGGACAATTAATTAAACCAGATTCTTCAATAAGAGATTACTATAATTCTGACGATGATTTCTTCAATCTAAATTATGATGGAGATTACAATTATAAAGTTGAAGGATCAAAAGTGAGATGTTTAAATTGTCCTGCAGACGATAATGATGACAATGATTCTGACGAAGTAAATACTATTGAAAACGACACAATAAATGAAGTTTCGGTTAAAATTAATGGAAAAGAAGTTTTAAACGGAAAAAAAACTAAAGGAAAGCTAACCACTGACAAAAACGGAGTTATAATCAAAATAAACTAA
- a CDS encoding head GIN domain-containing protein → MIKIIIHITKFIIAAVTALLFASCNFNMNTIEGSGNVTTEKRTVQGDFKNIRVSNAIDVVIEQSDSREITVEADDNLQKEIETKVENGTLVISCKYNSFRNITMKKVTVKMPVVDKIEASSASSVQSKNVIEGQDIILEASSAASMQVNIESDKISVDSGSGSSVTIEGKALNLNTSVSSGGSIDAAKLMANDIHAEASSGGTVSIHPIVSLKAEASSGGNIDYSGSPKTVEKSASSGGNINKS, encoded by the coding sequence ATGATAAAAATAATCATTCATATTACGAAATTTATAATTGCTGCTGTTACTGCCTTATTATTTGCTTCTTGCAATTTTAATATGAACACAATCGAAGGAAGCGGGAATGTTACAACCGAAAAAAGAACTGTTCAAGGTGATTTTAAGAATATAAGAGTCAGTAATGCTATTGACGTAGTAATCGAACAATCTGATTCTAGAGAAATTACGGTTGAAGCCGATGATAATCTTCAAAAAGAAATTGAAACTAAAGTAGAAAACGGAACATTGGTAATTAGTTGCAAATACAATTCTTTCCGCAACATTACAATGAAAAAAGTAACCGTAAAAATGCCGGTTGTTGACAAAATAGAGGCTTCAAGTGCATCATCTGTTCAAAGTAAAAATGTTATTGAAGGGCAAGATATAATTTTAGAAGCTTCAAGCGCAGCATCGATGCAAGTAAACATTGAATCAGATAAGATCTCTGTAGATTCTGGAAGCGGAAGTTCTGTAACTATTGAAGGCAAAGCTTTAAATCTTAACACTTCGGTTTCAAGCGGCGGAAGTATTGATGCGGCTAAATTAATGGCAAACGATATTCATGCAGAGGCTTCAAGCGGCGGTACTGTTTCTATACATCCGATAGTAAGTTTAAAAGCAGAAGCTTCAAGCGGAGGAAACATCGATTATAGCGGTTCTCCAAAAACAGTTGAAAAATCAGCAAGCTCTGGAGGAAACATTAACAAAAGCTAA
- a CDS encoding DUF2807 domain-containing protein, with protein MKKSTALLLLLLVTTLTFAQKREKIKGSKVVTTSIKEVGSFDAIEVDDNLEVYLERGEKNEIKIEADDNLHDIVGMDLREKTLRLYTNKESSIFKKLSVRVTYTSSLNKVITKNEAIVYAIQELQLDDITMNCLDFSKLFLNVNAKKFALIADDKSKTELNLKADDGSLQLSKNASVKTLVSAIKFKCDLYQKANAAIEGIAEKATIRLDNNSVFTGTKFTLKDANVTAENYAVGTIFAETTLSLAIGDKAELSLFGNPKIELTRFSEEAKLFKKVK; from the coding sequence ATGAAAAAAAGTACAGCGCTGCTCCTATTATTATTGGTTACAACATTAACTTTTGCACAAAAAAGAGAAAAAATTAAAGGTTCTAAAGTTGTAACGACTTCGATAAAAGAAGTTGGTAGTTTTGACGCCATTGAAGTCGATGATAATTTGGAAGTTTATTTGGAACGCGGAGAGAAAAATGAAATTAAAATTGAAGCCGATGATAATCTACATGATATTGTTGGAATGGATTTAAGAGAAAAAACGCTTCGACTATACACTAACAAAGAATCGTCTATTTTTAAAAAATTATCTGTTCGAGTTACTTATACTAGTTCATTGAATAAAGTTATTACTAAAAATGAAGCTATCGTTTATGCTATTCAAGAATTACAATTAGACGACATCACGATGAATTGTCTTGACTTTTCTAAATTGTTTTTGAATGTTAATGCTAAGAAATTCGCTTTAATTGCAGATGACAAATCTAAAACAGAATTAAATTTAAAAGCAGATGATGGAAGTTTACAACTAAGTAAAAATGCATCTGTTAAAACTTTGGTTTCGGCTATAAAATTCAAATGTGATTTGTACCAAAAAGCAAATGCTGCGATTGAAGGTATTGCTGAAAAAGCTACAATTAGATTAGACAATAATTCTGTATTTACAGGAACAAAATTCACACTGAAAGATGCAAATGTTACTGCAGAAAATTATGCTGTAGGAACTATTTTTGCCGAAACAACACTTTCATTGGCTATCGGAGATAAGGCAGAACTTTCTCTTTTTGGAAATCCAAAAATCGAATTGACTCGTTTTTCTGAAGAAGCGAAATTGTTCAAAAAGGTTAAATAA
- the trxB gene encoding thioredoxin-disulfide reductase: MSDTIEKIKCLIIGSGPAGYTAAIYAARANMNPVLYQGMQPGGQLTTTNEVENFPGYVDGVTGPEMMVQLQEQAKRFGADIRDGWATKVDFSGDIHKVWINDSIELHCETVIISTGASAKYLGLPSEQHYLNMGGGVSACAVCDGFFYRNQEVVIVGAGDSACEEAHYLSKLCKKVTMLVRSEKFRASKIMEERVRKTENIEILMNHDTVEVLGDNNVVHAIKALNKTTGETIEIPATGFFVAIGHKPNTDIFKDYITLDETGYIVNTPGTSRTNVSGVFVAGDAADQVYRQAITAAGTGCMAALDAERYLASKE, encoded by the coding sequence ATGTCAGATACAATAGAAAAAATTAAATGCCTTATTATAGGTTCTGGCCCTGCAGGTTATACTGCAGCTATTTATGCAGCCAGAGCAAACATGAATCCGGTTTTATATCAAGGAATGCAGCCTGGAGGTCAGTTGACTACAACTAATGAAGTAGAAAATTTTCCAGGGTATGTTGATGGAGTTACAGGACCAGAAATGATGGTTCAGTTACAAGAACAAGCAAAACGTTTTGGCGCAGATATCCGTGACGGCTGGGCAACAAAAGTTGATTTTTCTGGCGATATTCATAAAGTTTGGATTAATGATTCAATCGAATTACACTGTGAAACTGTTATTATTTCTACGGGTGCTTCAGCTAAATATTTAGGATTACCATCAGAACAACACTATTTAAATATGGGCGGCGGAGTTTCTGCTTGTGCTGTGTGTGATGGTTTCTTCTACAGAAATCAAGAAGTAGTAATTGTTGGAGCAGGTGACTCAGCTTGTGAGGAAGCCCATTACTTATCTAAACTTTGTAAAAAAGTAACAATGCTGGTTAGAAGTGAAAAATTCAGAGCTTCTAAAATCATGGAAGAAAGAGTACGTAAAACAGAAAACATTGAGATTTTAATGAATCATGATACTGTTGAAGTTCTTGGTGATAATAATGTAGTACACGCTATTAAAGCATTAAACAAAACAACTGGTGAAACGATCGAAATTCCAGCAACTGGTTTCTTCGTAGCAATTGGACACAAACCAAATACAGACATTTTTAAAGATTACATTACACTAGACGAAACTGGATATATCGTAAATACTCCAGGAACATCAAGAACAAATGTTTCAGGTGTTTTTGTAGCTGGTGATGCTGCAGATCAAGTATACCGTCAAGCTATTACTGCTGCAGGAACAGGATGTATGGCAGCTTTGGACGCTGAGAGATATTTGGCTTCTAAAGAATAA
- a CDS encoding septal ring lytic transglycosylase RlpA family protein, with protein MKKIILCIALIFSIVGIAQQKNIIPIDSCLLSTKSVLYKTNAHASYYHDKFNGRKTASGRKFNNNDFTAAHKTFPFGTKLKITNEKNKKFVLVEVIDRGPFVKGREIDLSKRAFMDIASNKKSGVVYVTIEILKN; from the coding sequence ATGAAAAAGATTATATTATGTATTGCCTTAATTTTTTCTATAGTTGGAATCGCACAGCAAAAAAACATCATTCCAATTGATTCCTGCTTATTATCAACAAAAAGCGTATTATATAAGACAAATGCTCACGCTTCTTACTATCATGATAAATTTAATGGGCGAAAAACAGCGAGCGGTAGAAAATTCAACAATAATGATTTTACCGCAGCGCACAAAACATTTCCTTTTGGAACAAAACTAAAAATCACAAACGAAAAAAATAAAAAGTTTGTCTTAGTTGAAGTTATAGATCGGGGACCTTTTGTGAAAGGAAGAGAAATTGACCTCAGTAAAAGAGCTTTTATGGATATTGCTTCCAATAAAAAGAGCGGTGTAGTTTATGTAACAATCGAGATTTTAAAAAATTAG
- a CDS encoding AAA family ATPase has product MGKIIAIANQKGGVGKTTTSVNLAASLGVLEKKVLLIDADPQANATSGLGIDVETVEAGTYQILEHSITPKEAVLKCTAPNVDVIPAHIDLVAIEIELVDKENREYMLKKALESVKDEYDYIIIDCAPSLGLLTLNALTAADSVVIPIQCEYFALEGLGKLLNTIKSIQKIHNPDLDIEGLLLTMYDSRLRLSNQVVEEVQKHFNDMVFDTVIQRNVKLSEAPSFGESIINYDATSKGAVNYIHLAQEIIKKNSK; this is encoded by the coding sequence ATGGGCAAAATCATTGCTATTGCTAATCAAAAAGGAGGCGTTGGAAAGACTACTACATCAGTAAATCTTGCTGCCTCATTAGGTGTTTTAGAAAAAAAAGTATTGTTGATCGATGCTGATCCTCAAGCCAATGCTACATCTGGTCTCGGAATTGACGTAGAAACAGTTGAAGCTGGAACTTATCAAATTCTGGAACACAGTATAACACCGAAAGAAGCCGTTTTAAAATGTACAGCCCCAAACGTAGATGTGATCCCTGCTCATATTGACCTTGTGGCTATCGAAATTGAATTGGTTGACAAAGAAAACCGTGAATATATGCTTAAAAAAGCATTAGAAAGCGTGAAAGATGAATATGATTATATCATTATCGACTGTGCGCCTTCTTTAGGTTTGTTAACCTTGAATGCTTTAACAGCTGCAGATTCTGTAGTTATTCCTATTCAATGTGAGTATTTTGCTCTTGAGGGATTAGGAAAATTATTGAACACTATTAAAAGTATTCAAAAAATACACAATCCTGATCTTGACATCGAAGGTTTATTGCTAACTATGTACGATTCAAGACTACGTTTATCTAATCAGGTTGTAGAAGAGGTTCAAAAACACTTTAACGATATGGTTTTTGATACCGTAATTCAGCGAAATGTAAAATTAAGTGAAGCGCCTAGTTTTGGTGAAAGCATCATTAATTATGACGCTACCAGTAAAGGTGCCGTAAACTACATTCATTTAGCTCAAGAAATTATAAAGAAAAACAGCAAATAG
- a CDS encoding ParB/RepB/Spo0J family partition protein: MTKAIKKQALGRGLSALLKDPENDITSVEDKNADKVVGNIIELEISAIEINPFQPRSNFNEESLRELATSIKELGVIQPITVRKLDFNKYQLISGERRLRASTLIGLTHVPAYIRIANDNESLVMALVENIQRHDLDPIEIALSYQRLIDEIQLTQEQMSERVGKKRSTIANYLRLLKLDPIIQTGIRDGFISMGHGRAIINIEDLDVQTDIYQKIVSQNLSVRETEALVKNYHEGQQPKAEGKPKTDSAFVVRETQKNTFNDYFGSKVDIKVAGNGKGKITIPFNSEADFNRIIKLING, translated from the coding sequence ATGACAAAAGCAATTAAAAAACAAGCCTTAGGAAGAGGATTATCAGCATTATTAAAAGATCCGGAAAACGACATTACATCAGTAGAAGACAAAAATGCTGACAAAGTTGTTGGAAATATTATTGAGCTTGAAATAAGTGCTATCGAAATAAATCCGTTTCAGCCTAGAAGCAATTTTAATGAAGAATCTTTACGCGAATTAGCCACTTCTATTAAAGAACTTGGTGTAATTCAACCTATTACTGTTCGTAAATTAGATTTCAATAAATATCAGTTAATCTCAGGAGAACGCCGTCTTCGTGCTTCTACCTTAATAGGATTAACTCATGTTCCAGCATATATTCGTATTGCAAACGACAACGAATCGTTGGTTATGGCTTTGGTTGAAAATATTCAGCGTCATGACTTAGATCCAATTGAGATTGCATTATCATACCAGCGTTTGATCGATGAAATTCAATTAACTCAAGAACAAATGAGTGAAAGAGTTGGAAAAAAACGTTCGACAATTGCCAACTATTTACGTCTTTTAAAATTAGATCCGATTATCCAAACTGGTATTCGTGACGGTTTTATAAGCATGGGACACGGTAGAGCAATTATCAACATTGAAGACCTTGATGTTCAAACAGATATCTACCAAAAAATTGTAAGCCAGAATTTATCTGTTCGTGAAACAGAAGCTCTGGTAAAAAATTATCACGAGGGGCAGCAGCCAAAAGCAGAAGGAAAACCTAAAACAGATTCTGCGTTTGTGGTAAGAGAAACTCAAAAAAATACTTTTAACGATTATTTTGGTTCGAAAGTTGATATTAAAGTCGCTGGCAACGGAAAAGGAAAAATCACAATTCCATTCAATTCTGAAGCAGACTTTAACAGAATTATAAAATTAATAAACGGATAG
- a CDS encoding DUF5683 domain-containing protein: protein MNKIVPIGLLFFLTGTVSLFAQVKKDTVLVVKDTTALEEIDPLTPAKAAFYSAILPGLGQAYNKKYWKIPLVYGAIGTSLYFYIDNNKKYHDYRDAYKRRLEGYNDDNYQFLDDNRLIAGQKFYQRNRDLSALFVVGFYVLNIIDANVDAALIQFNVNERLSMRPEIYPDDVTFKPNVGLTFNYKF, encoded by the coding sequence GTGAATAAAATTGTCCCCATCGGTCTATTGTTCTTTCTAACAGGAACCGTTTCTCTTTTTGCCCAGGTAAAAAAAGACACGGTTTTGGTCGTAAAAGACACTACTGCATTAGAAGAAATAGATCCGCTAACACCCGCAAAAGCAGCCTTTTATTCTGCAATTTTACCAGGCTTAGGGCAGGCTTACAATAAAAAATACTGGAAAATTCCATTGGTTTACGGAGCAATCGGAACAAGTTTGTACTTTTACATAGACAACAATAAAAAATACCACGATTATCGTGACGCCTACAAACGAAGATTAGAAGGCTATAACGATGATAATTATCAATTTTTGGACGACAACCGACTAATTGCCGGGCAAAAGTTTTATCAAAGAAACAGAGACTTATCTGCCTTATTTGTTGTTGGTTTTTATGTACTAAACATAATTGATGCCAATGTCGATGCCGCTTTGATTCAGTTTAACGTAAACGAAAGACTATCAATGCGTCCAGAAATTTATCCCGACGATGTAACATTTAAACCAAACGTTGGACTAACCTTTAACTACAAGTTTTAA
- the dapB gene encoding 4-hydroxy-tetrahydrodipicolinate reductase yields the protein MKIALLGYGKMGKVIERIALERGHEIVLKKDEFNSYDGLSTADVAIDFSVPSAAVNNISASFNANVPVVSGTTGWLEHYDEMIALCNEKKGGFISSSNFSLGVNIFFGLNEYLAKIMNQFDSYKVSMEEIHHIHKLDAPSGTAISLAKGVIENSNYANWTLEEAQSNEIHIEAKRIGEVPGTHTVNYDSVIDSIEIKHTAHNREGFALGAVIAAEWLAGKQGIFTMKDVLNLQ from the coding sequence ATGAAAATTGCGCTTTTAGGATACGGAAAAATGGGGAAAGTAATCGAAAGAATTGCTTTAGAAAGAGGTCATGAAATAGTTTTAAAGAAAGATGAATTTAATAGCTATGACGGACTTTCAACAGCGGATGTTGCCATAGATTTTAGTGTTCCATCAGCAGCAGTTAATAATATCTCAGCATCTTTTAATGCTAATGTTCCTGTAGTTTCTGGAACAACTGGATGGCTGGAACATTACGACGAAATGATTGCTCTTTGCAATGAGAAAAAAGGCGGTTTTATTTCGAGTTCAAACTTTAGTTTAGGTGTAAATATTTTCTTTGGATTAAATGAATATTTAGCCAAAATCATGAATCAGTTTGATTCTTATAAAGTTTCAATGGAAGAAATTCACCACATCCACAAACTTGATGCTCCGAGCGGTACTGCAATTTCTCTAGCAAAAGGCGTAATTGAAAACAGTAATTATGCTAATTGGACTTTAGAAGAAGCTCAATCAAATGAAATTCATATAGAAGCAAAAAGAATTGGAGAAGTTCCTGGCACACACACCGTAAACTACGATTCTGTTATTGATAGTATCGAAATAAAACATACTGCTCACAATCGTGAAGGTTTTGCTCTTGGCGCTGTTATTGCAGCAGAATGGCTTGCAGGCAAACAAGGAATTTTCACTATGAAAGATGTACTAAACTTACAATAA